The Pectobacterium carotovorum genomic sequence GATTGAACAGTAACATCGACAGCTCGATAAAGACGCGTTCGCTGTTTTGCGCCACGTTACCTGCCTGATCCGGGTTATTTTGGAAGTAGGCGATACCGAAGAAGCCTACCGTCACGGCACCGGCCAGACAAAGAATCATCCAGGTCATACTGATGCGGCGTGCGCTGTGGATCGTGTGGTGTGAATCGGCGGCCATAAAACGCGCCAGAATGTGCGGCTGACCGAAATAGCCCAGCCCCCAGCCCATCAGCGAGAGGATAGCGACAAAATTCAGCCCTCTGAACATATCCAGATTGGCCGGGTTTTTCGCTTCAATCACCATCAGTGAGCTATCAATTCCTCCGAGAGACAGGATGACGATCACCGGGGTCAGGATCAGGGCGAAAATCATCAGGCTGGCCTGAACGGTGTCTGTCCAGCTCACGGCCAGAAAGCCGCCGATGAAGGTATAGGCAATGGTGGCTGCTGCTCCGGCCCACAACGCGGTGCCGTAACTCATACCGAAGGTACTTTCAAACAGGCGCGCTCCAGCGACCACGCCGGATGCACAATAGATCGTGAAGAAAATCAGGATCACTAACGCGGAAATGACACGCAGTAATTTGCTGTTATCTTCAAAGCGGTGGGTGAAATAGTCAGGCAGGGTGAGCGCGTTGTGGTTGACCTCAGTGTGTACGCGCAGGCGTCCGGCAACCCATTTCCAGTTCAGGTACGCGCCTAGCGTCAGGCCGATCGCGATCCAGCTTTTAGAAATCCCGGCAATGAAAATAGCGCCCGGTAACCCCATGAGCAGCCAGCCGCTCATATCGGAAGCGCCAGCCGACAGTGCGGTCACCACGCTTCCCATCCGGCGTCCACCCAGAATGTAATCGCCAAAGTTATTCGTCGCGCGATAGGCAAACAGGCCGATGAGAACCATCCCGAAAATATACACCAGAAACGTCACCAACATAGGTGTGCTTATTGTCATTCAACTCTCCACATTCTTTTTCGTGCCGCTGTCGCGGCGACGCTGTGTTTTATTGTCATCACTCAGGCCGGAACGAGGTCTGAAGGTGATAAGGGGCTGCAACCGCTCCATTTGTTAACAAGGTTGCACAAAGTTGCAACATGGTCGATATTGACGTTTTCCCGATGTGCATCTTCTAATGACAGGAGTGGACGCTATGGGCTCTACCACGATGGGTGTAAAACTCGATGAGGAAACGCGCGAACGCATCAAGGCTGCAGCACAGCGTATTGATCGCACACCGCACTGGCTGATCAAACAGGCTATTTTCCATTACCTCGAACGCCTCGAAAGCGGCCTCGACACTCCTGAAACACCGCAATGGGCGAACGTCAGCCACACTGAAGCGGAAGAGATTATGCCGCAATCTCGGGAAGAAGAAACCCACCAACCCTTTCTTGATTTCGCTGAGCATGTTCTTCCCCAGTCCGTTATCCGCGCCGCCATTACTTCTGTTTACCGCCGTCCCGAAAGTGAACTGGTTCCCATTTTGCTTGAACAGGCAAGACTTACCGACGAAATGTCAGAATTAACGCAGAAACTGGCTTATCGGCTGGCGGAGCAATTACGCAGCCAGAAAGCCGGAAGCGGTCGTGCGGGAATTGTGCAAGGGCTGCTACAGGAATTCTCACTTTCTTCTCAGGAAGGGGTGGCGTTGATGTGTTTAGCTGAAGCGCTGCTGCGTATTCCTGATAAATCCACGCGCGATGCGCTGATCCGCGACAAGATCAGCCGAGGGAACTGGCAGGCGCATCTTGGTCATAGCCCGTCGCTTTTTGTGAATGCCGCAACCTGGGGGCTGCTGTTTACCGGAAAGCTGGTGGCGACACATAACGAGGCGCACCTGTCGAATTCGCTGAACCGAATGATCGGGAAAAGCGGCGAACCGCTGATCCGCAAAGGCGTTGATATGGCTATGCGGCTGATGGGAGAGCAGTTTGTTACTGGCGAAACCATCGGTGAAGCGCTGGCGAATGCCCGTGAGCGAGAGGAAAAAGGTTTCCGCTACTCTTACGATATGTTAGGTGAAGCGGCGCTGACGGAGCATGATGCTGCCGCGTATCTGGCGGCCTATCAGCAGGCGATTCATGCTATCGGCAAAGCCTCGAACGGGCGCGGGATTTACGAAGGGCCGGGCATCTCCATCAAGCTATCGGCGCTGCATCCTCGCTATAGCCGGGCGCAGTATGACCGTGTAATGGAAGAACTCTACCCGCGTTTGCTGACGCTGACGCTGCTGGCGCGTCAGTACGACATCGGGATCAATATTGACGCGGAGGAAGCCGATCGACTGGAGATCTCACTCGATCTGCTGGAAAAACTCTGTATGGAGCCGCAACTGGCGGGATGGAACGGCATTGGGTTTGTCATTCAGGCTTACCAGAAACGCTGCCCGTATGTGATCGACGCGCTGATTGAGCTGGCACAGCGCAGCCGTCGGCGGCTGATGATTCGTCTGGTAAAAGGCGCGTACTGGGATAGCGAAATCAAGCGGGCACAGGTTGACGGGCTGGAAGGCTACCCGGTCTACACGCGTAAGGTCTATACCGATGTGTCGTATCTGGCGTGCGCTCGCAAGCTGCTGGCCGTACCGAATCTGATTTACCCGCAGTTCGCCACGCACAATGCGCAGACGTTAAGCACGATCTACCACATGGCGGGCAACAATTACTATCCCGGTCAGTATGAATTTCAGTGCCTGCATGGCATGGGTGAACCGCTCTATGATCAGGTGGTGGGGACGGTTGCGGACGGTAAACTGAACCGCCCATGCCGTATTTATGCCCCAGTCGGAACCCATGAAACGCTGCTGGCTTATCTGGTGCGGCGACTGCTGGAAAACGGCGCGAATACCTCGTTTGTTAACCGCATTGCGGATACCTCAATGGCGCTGGAAACGCTGATTGCCGATCCGA encodes the following:
- the putP gene encoding sodium/proline symporter PutP, with translation MTISTPMLVTFLVYIFGMVLIGLFAYRATNNFGDYILGGRRMGSVVTALSAGASDMSGWLLMGLPGAIFIAGISKSWIAIGLTLGAYLNWKWVAGRLRVHTEVNHNALTLPDYFTHRFEDNSKLLRVISALVILIFFTIYCASGVVAGARLFESTFGMSYGTALWAGAAATIAYTFIGGFLAVSWTDTVQASLMIFALILTPVIVILSLGGIDSSLMVIEAKNPANLDMFRGLNFVAILSLMGWGLGYFGQPHILARFMAADSHHTIHSARRISMTWMILCLAGAVTVGFFGIAYFQNNPDQAGNVAQNSERVFIELSMLLFNPWIAGVLLSAILAAVMSTLSCQLLVCSSAITEDLYKPFLRKNASQKELVWVGRAMVLLVAIIAIVLALNPENRVLGLVSYAWAGFGAAFGPVILISLLWPRMTRNGALFGMIVGAATVLIWEHYAWLGLYEIIPGFIFNSLTIFIVSLLGKAPSKAITDRFNQAEAKYRSVQ